In a single window of the Haloprofundus halobius genome:
- a CDS encoding ATP-binding protein → MREYLRVTPTSEGLDPEGIPRVLESLHKLTTTESTGLAQKLNPLNSDTPLRFEFLALSEGADDPVEFFYGADEHFDTLEKRLRSIYPETFDIERVDVDVASRLIQPVEFTRAEFLEHYEAGQLQYEFGPDEQHELVDEDRSQDQTPAAEASPFADGGAAVESSAGHFVEVGDTALELAPPSEIPDEQPLTTLEKPTETDEGTILARPTIDATSPVGVRWSGSTTRKNDWMTSLTPFASGDGDDALVAVDQPGATLASLVDHLMEAASPVAFQVVFQRRASWQSDAEVRKEDLVDGRDTFFQEVVGSFLEVEDQRSDHDEKQLSESVEKRIEYIDAKNPKRSFTANIRAVGVPTGDEARDELAAQMDSLRPVFDPVDGPYYEVEGKRLRADGFREKTKEKNAQTALRQLLDREITTGRGKTRPDFVLSGTELANFVLVPSSEQLTVEGTRGTRAEQQSRNPLPWPNPDLVQQFQEGMAIGYALDENGEPRPDPIRVPPDLLTTHYGRFASTGGGKSKAIINDALSLRETTGGPVVIVDPKGDGMCANYLRCHYERFNGLDDVYQFRVPETVPAFSFFDIRPALEAGRPREDAIQDKVDHFHDILRMIMGREQYGQAFVANEILSYLIKALFDEEYGSDVFGLDDLFAAALRMQRERTVPPVSADNRNVEESLTRHFAKDDHRFQVSMDAVGNRLDKLREDAHLRRIFSHVPEQNDAGEYVDNRFDFREFLDEDATILFDLGDLRPEAQRAITLLLLSNLWDAVQVRRRDGKTDYENLTNLIIEEAAPVASTKLVSEQLLPQGRSFGLSMGLVMQFPGQVRNRNERAYDEVLNNIKTKLIGNISIERDLAESLAHEDLSPTDLRNRVNTLPSGEWIAQLPSPSFGKTGPAPFSVKPLPIAAGHPESDEPLSVEQEDHFESVALPRLSERTQTQYGLAEATSESESGDTEGWGSRPTDERSTSEESASPVDTTQSSFIGQATSGSAADEENEGNERNEGNEGEDRDSTNPLFGAPESTESEELVGEEEETVVDENGSSPVQAGGVTVPDDELRRRGLTHDDIRFLTRILDVMNGDAPDHGLLDSMSAFKNDFDNLDVQRLVDQDLLEEGRACGRKYYTVLPAGRELLGQKLKVGPGQGDVGEKTPHKVGVKLLELWLDSHEDVAQVESYYEYDEETVFDVVGLDADGDLVWVGEAELASNNKHAPVGDYDKQSAVDANAVWAFNRRETAVEVLDCLSEADRIESSVSGRAARSFSDIREAVESFDAAGLTTIRSFNKLDQEFNK, encoded by the coding sequence ATGCGTGAGTATCTCCGAGTCACGCCCACATCCGAAGGCCTAGATCCCGAGGGAATTCCTCGAGTCCTCGAAAGCCTACATAAACTGACGACCACGGAGTCAACGGGACTCGCACAGAAGCTGAACCCACTCAACAGTGACACACCGCTCCGATTCGAGTTTCTCGCACTGAGTGAGGGAGCAGACGACCCTGTCGAGTTCTTTTACGGCGCCGACGAGCATTTCGACACACTCGAAAAACGGCTCCGTTCGATTTATCCCGAGACATTCGATATCGAACGCGTCGATGTCGACGTCGCCTCTCGGCTCATCCAGCCAGTCGAATTCACACGAGCAGAGTTCCTCGAACACTACGAGGCGGGGCAACTACAGTACGAGTTTGGTCCTGACGAACAGCACGAGCTTGTCGATGAAGACCGTAGCCAAGACCAGACACCAGCGGCCGAAGCATCCCCCTTTGCAGATGGCGGCGCAGCGGTCGAGTCATCTGCTGGTCACTTCGTTGAGGTTGGTGATACCGCCCTTGAGCTGGCACCACCGAGCGAAATACCGGACGAGCAGCCGCTGACGACGCTCGAAAAGCCAACCGAGACGGACGAGGGAACGATACTCGCTCGGCCAACCATCGACGCAACCTCGCCAGTTGGCGTGCGCTGGTCCGGTTCGACCACCCGGAAGAACGACTGGATGACGTCATTGACGCCCTTCGCCTCTGGCGATGGCGACGACGCCTTAGTGGCTGTCGACCAGCCCGGCGCGACGCTCGCGTCACTCGTCGACCACTTGATGGAGGCGGCTTCACCTGTGGCGTTTCAGGTTGTGTTCCAGCGACGAGCGAGCTGGCAGTCCGACGCTGAGGTCCGAAAAGAGGATCTCGTCGACGGGCGGGACACCTTCTTCCAGGAAGTCGTTGGATCCTTCCTCGAGGTCGAAGACCAGCGGAGCGATCACGACGAGAAGCAGCTCAGCGAGTCAGTCGAAAAACGCATTGAGTATATCGACGCGAAGAATCCCAAGCGGTCGTTCACTGCTAACATCCGAGCAGTTGGCGTTCCGACAGGGGATGAGGCTCGCGACGAACTCGCGGCCCAGATGGACTCGCTTCGCCCTGTGTTCGACCCAGTGGACGGGCCCTATTACGAAGTCGAAGGAAAACGACTCCGGGCAGACGGTTTTCGTGAAAAGACGAAAGAGAAGAACGCCCAGACAGCCCTCCGACAGTTGCTAGATCGAGAGATTACGACCGGCCGAGGGAAGACCCGACCGGATTTCGTCCTCAGTGGGACGGAACTCGCAAACTTCGTGCTCGTGCCATCCTCCGAGCAACTCACCGTTGAGGGGACGCGAGGAACTCGAGCTGAGCAGCAGAGCCGGAACCCGCTTCCGTGGCCCAATCCAGATTTGGTTCAGCAGTTCCAAGAGGGCATGGCTATCGGCTACGCGCTCGACGAGAATGGCGAGCCGCGACCGGACCCGATCCGGGTTCCGCCGGATTTGCTGACGACGCACTACGGCCGGTTCGCATCGACTGGCGGCGGGAAATCGAAAGCGATCATCAACGACGCGCTCTCGCTCCGCGAGACGACCGGCGGACCCGTCGTGATCGTCGACCCGAAAGGCGATGGGATGTGTGCGAACTACCTTCGCTGCCACTACGAACGTTTCAACGGATTGGACGACGTCTACCAGTTCCGCGTCCCAGAGACTGTCCCAGCGTTCTCCTTCTTCGACATTCGTCCCGCACTTGAAGCCGGTCGTCCCCGCGAGGACGCGATTCAGGACAAGGTCGACCACTTCCACGACATCCTGCGGATGATTATGGGCCGCGAGCAGTATGGCCAGGCGTTTGTCGCGAACGAGATCCTCAGCTACCTCATCAAGGCACTCTTCGACGAGGAGTATGGGAGCGACGTCTTCGGTCTGGACGACCTTTTCGCGGCAGCTCTCCGGATGCAACGAGAGCGAACTGTCCCACCGGTTTCGGCGGACAACAGGAACGTCGAGGAGTCACTCACGCGGCACTTCGCGAAGGACGACCACCGGTTCCAGGTGTCGATGGACGCCGTCGGAAATCGTCTGGACAAACTCAGAGAAGACGCGCACCTGCGACGGATCTTCAGTCACGTTCCCGAGCAGAACGACGCCGGCGAGTACGTCGACAATCGCTTCGACTTCCGCGAGTTCCTCGACGAAGATGCCACGATTCTGTTCGACTTGGGCGATCTGCGTCCCGAGGCACAACGGGCAATCACACTCCTCCTGTTGAGTAATCTCTGGGACGCCGTCCAGGTGCGCCGACGTGATGGAAAGACAGACTACGAGAACCTCACCAATCTCATCATCGAGGAGGCCGCCCCCGTGGCCTCGACAAAACTCGTCTCCGAGCAACTGCTTCCACAGGGACGGTCATTCGGCCTGAGCATGGGACTTGTGATGCAGTTCCCCGGCCAGGTTCGAAATCGAAACGAGCGCGCCTACGACGAGGTCCTCAACAACATCAAGACGAAGCTCATTGGGAACATCTCTATCGAGCGCGACCTCGCCGAGTCGTTGGCCCACGAAGACCTGAGTCCGACTGACCTTCGAAATCGAGTAAACACGCTCCCCAGCGGAGAGTGGATTGCTCAACTCCCGAGCCCCTCGTTTGGGAAGACAGGGCCTGCTCCGTTCTCGGTGAAGCCGCTCCCGATAGCAGCGGGCCATCCAGAAAGCGACGAGCCGCTCTCTGTCGAACAGGAGGACCACTTCGAGTCCGTGGCTCTTCCACGGCTGTCCGAGCGGACACAGACCCAGTACGGGCTTGCTGAGGCCACTAGCGAATCAGAGTCCGGAGACACCGAGGGATGGGGAAGTAGACCGACGGATGAACGGTCGACATCCGAAGAATCGGCTAGCCCTGTGGACACGACGCAGTCGTCGTTCATCGGACAGGCAACCAGCGGTTCAGCAGCCGACGAAGAGAACGAAGGAAACGAACGAAACGAAGGGAACGAAGGGGAAGACAGGGACAGCACCAACCCACTCTTTGGAGCTCCTGAGTCAACTGAGTCAGAAGAGCTAGTCGGTGAAGAAGAGGAGACAGTTGTCGACGAGAACGGATCGTCACCAGTACAGGCTGGTGGTGTAACCGTCCCGGATGACGAGCTTCGACGGCGCGGGCTTACTCACGACGACATCCGCTTCCTGACCCGCATCCTCGACGTCATGAATGGTGACGCACCGGATCATGGACTCTTGGATTCAATGAGTGCGTTCAAGAACGACTTTGACAACCTCGACGTGCAACGGCTCGTCGATCAAGACCTGCTGGAGGAAGGACGAGCGTGCGGTCGGAAGTACTACACCGTACTCCCGGCGGGGCGAGAACTGCTCGGCCAGAAACTCAAGGTCGGTCCTGGTCAGGGAGATGTCGGGGAGAAGACGCCGCACAAGGTTGGTGTGAAGCTGCTTGAACTGTGGTTAGACTCCCACGAAGACGTCGCACAGGTCGAATCCTACTATGAGTACGATGAGGAGACGGTGTTCGATGTTGTCGGTCTCGATGCTGACGGAGACCTCGTGTGGGTCGGTGAAGCTGAACTCGCGAGTAACAACAAACACGCGCCGGTCGGCGACTACGACAAGCAGAGTGCGGTGGATGCGAACGCTGTCTGGGCGTTCAACAGACGCGAGACTGCCGTCGAGGTGCTGGACTGTCTTTCTGAGGCTGATCGAATTGAGAGCAGTGTGAGCGGGCGTGCGGCCCGGTCGTTTTCGGACATTCGAGAGGCCGTTGAATCATTCGACGCAGCGGGCCTAACGACGATTCGGAGCTTCAACAAACTCGACCAAGAGTTCAACAAATGA
- a CDS encoding DNA primase, with protein sequence MSWRQATREEIYRYYADEFPSYLDELPSFITAKGPKQYALAFREPHPVRKEGVPDKDFIRRDTWQTNTAGERTTATFHDFDDVLEFIRHPARNDPLGRSNFALADPDLLDKPDPCPDAVYYALDHWERPWVLLVDIDAKDIARNRAADTVSEDVDDRDDDACLNTAGILDAAPEGYPYAFEDIERAIEYGFELRDIFEDDFNAEETMVVYSGQGVHVYLLDTDPAHRYDAKSREVLNDLLQDTYEIPIDPVVTADRRRVARLPYSLHADVCSIVTPIESPSFDVQSATPEVLKG encoded by the coding sequence ATGAGTTGGCGACAAGCGACTCGGGAGGAGATCTACAGGTACTACGCCGATGAGTTCCCCTCATACCTCGACGAGCTCCCGTCGTTCATCACAGCGAAGGGACCGAAACAGTACGCACTCGCGTTTCGGGAACCCCACCCAGTACGGAAAGAGGGAGTTCCAGACAAGGACTTCATTCGGCGAGATACGTGGCAGACGAATACCGCCGGTGAGCGCACCACGGCAACGTTCCACGACTTCGACGACGTCCTCGAGTTCATTCGGCATCCAGCACGGAATGATCCACTTGGTCGGAGTAACTTCGCGCTCGCAGATCCCGACCTGCTCGACAAACCAGACCCGTGTCCTGATGCAGTCTATTACGCGCTGGATCACTGGGAGCGGCCTTGGGTCCTCCTCGTCGACATCGATGCGAAAGATATCGCCAGGAACCGAGCAGCGGATACAGTCTCGGAGGACGTCGACGACCGGGATGACGATGCGTGCCTCAACACCGCAGGGATTCTCGACGCCGCTCCCGAAGGGTATCCGTATGCCTTTGAGGATATCGAACGGGCCATCGAGTACGGCTTCGAGCTGCGGGACATTTTCGAGGACGACTTCAACGCCGAGGAGACGATGGTGGTATACAGTGGTCAAGGCGTTCACGTCTATCTCCTCGATACGGACCCTGCCCATCGGTACGACGCCAAGAGTCGAGAAGTGCTGAACGACCTTCTGCAAGACACCTACGAGATCCCTATCGACCCAGTAGTTACCGCCGACCGTCGTCGAGTCGCCCGACTACCCTACTCGTTGCATGCAGACGTCTGCAGTATCGTCACGCCGATAGAGAGCCCGAGCTTTGACGTTCAGTCTGCAACACCGGAGGTGCTCAAGGGATGA